In the genome of Noviherbaspirillum saxi, the window GGCTTGCCGCACTGCGGGCAATCGACGTGCAGGAATTGCTCATGCTTGTTGAGCGGATTGCCGCTGCCGTCCGGCACGCAGTCTTCCGGCAGCACGACCGGCAGATCCTTCTCGGGTACCGGAACATCGCCGCAAGTACCACAATGGATGATGGGGATCGGGGTGCCCCAGTAGCGCTGACGGGAAATACCCCAGTCGCGCAGGCGGTAAGTGACCTTCTTTTCGCCCAGGCCCTTGGCCGCGAGATCGGCTGCAACTGCATCGACCGCAGCCGCATAGTTCAAGCCATCGTACTTGCCGGACGCGACGCAGACGCCATGTTCCTTGTCCGCATACCATTCTTCCCAGGCGTCGGTCGAATAGCTCTTGCCTTCGACCGCGATAACTTGCTTGATCGGCAGATCATATTTTTTCGCGAACGCGAAATCGCGCTCGTCGTGACCCGGCACACCCATCACCGCGCCGTCGCCATAGGTGATCAGCACATAGTTGCCGACCCAGACCTCGACCTGCTCGCCGGTCAGCGGATGTGTGACGAACAGCCCGGTCGGCATGCCTTTCTTTTCCATCGTCGCCATGTCGGCTTCGATTACGCTGCCTTTCTTGCATTCGGCAATGAAGTCGGCGAGTTGCGGATTGCTTCGGGCGGCATGGGTTGCCAGCGCATGTTCCGGCGCAACCGCGCAGAAGGTGACGCCCATGATGGTGTCGGCGCGGGTCGTAAAGACCCACAGCTTGCCGTCATTGATCGCTTGGCCTTCGGCATCCTTGATGTCATGCGGGAACGCGAAGCGCACACCGGTCGATTTGCCGATCCAGTTGGATTGCATGATGCGCACGCGCTCAGGCCAGCCCGGCAGCTTGTTGTCGACGAAGTCGAGCAATTCTTCCGCGTAGGAGGTGATGCGGGCGTAGTACATCGGGATTTCGCGCTTTTCGATCAGCGCGCCGGAGCGCCAGCCGCGTCCGTCGATCACCTGTTCGTTGGCGAGCACGGTCTGATCGACCGGATCCCAGTTTACGGTACCGGTTTTCTTGTAGATGATGCCTTTTTCCAGCATCTTGAGGAACATCCACTGGTTCCACTTGTAGTAATCCGGCTTGCAAGCGGTCATTTCACGCGACCAGTCGATCGCCAGGCCCATCGACTGCATTTGCTGCTTCATGTACTCGATGTTCGAGTAAGTCCACTGCGCAGGCGGAACGCCATTGGCCATCGCGGCGTTTTCCGCGGGCATGCCGAATGCATCCCAGCCCATCGGCATCAACACGTTGTAGCCGTTCATCCGCAGGTAGCGGTACATCACGTCATTGATCGTGTAATTGCGCACATGGCCCATGTGCAGCTTGCCGGACGGGTAGGGCAGCATCGAGCAGGCATAGAACTTTTTCTTGTCCTGGCCGTTCTTGTCTTTGGCGTGTTCGACGGTCTTGTATGCGTCGATCGCGGTCCAGTGGTCTTGCGCCGCTTTTTCGACGTCGCCGGGGAGATATTTTTCTTGCATGACGGATGATGCTGAAAGTGAAATTGAACCCGTCATTATACTTGCTCGCCGGGAGCTGTTGCCGGCAACGGCAGCGGGAATTTCGCCGCAAAATCAATGCGGATGCGGTTTCAAGTCAGCGCAATACCAGGTCGACCGCCGGTTTTTCACCGTTTTCCGCAAATAACTGGTTGACTTCGGCGCTGCACTCTTCCAGTGCCGCAAGAATCTCGGGCGCGTCGCGCCGCAAGACATCGGAGTGAAGAATCTGGATCTGCAGCAGTTCGTCAGGGTGCAGAACGAAGGACGACATCCCGTCGCCGTCGCGCAGTCCGCTCAGGCAATCGATCCAGGCATCCATGTTGTTGCCGTAGAACTCAGGGAAGCCGAAAGCCGCCTTGCAGGTGCGGTGGAATCCAGCCCAGTCGGACATTGTGCGGCCATCGAGTTGTACGGCAGGCATGAAATTATTGTTTCTCTTTGGCGTCGGTCACGAAACCCATCTTGGTCATGCCGTTGTTCTGTGCGGTGGCCATGACTTGCGCAATGATTTCGTACCGTGTGGATTTGTCGGCGCGCAGCTGCAGGTCGGGTTGCGGCTGCTTCTTTGCTGCGACAGCCAGCCGGTTGCCGAGTTCCTGCTGCTCGATCGGGTCGTTGTTCCAGAAAATCGTGCCCTCGCCATTGATGGACAGTGAAATGGTTTCCGGTTTTTCCGGCGAGGCCGCCGATTGCGCATTGGGCAAATCGAGCTTGATTGCGTGGGTAAACAGCGGCGCGCTGATAATGAAAATCACCAGCAGCACCAGCATCACGTCCACCATCGGCGTGACATTGATATCCGCCATCGGTGCCTGCTTCTTGTCGTCGTTGAATCCGCCGAATGCCATGATGGTCCGCTCCGCTTGTGCTTTACTTGCCGACGCGCGCGCCGGTGGTCAGGTAGGCGTGCAGATCGTGTGCGAAGGCGTCGAGTTCCGCCAGCGTGACGCGATTGACGCGGGTGAATGCGTTATAGGCAAGCACCGCGGGAATGGCCACCACCAGCCCGAGCGCCGTCATGATGAGCGCTTCGCCCACCGGCCCGGCCACCTTGTCGATCTGTACCGTGCCCGCAGTCGATACCGCAACCAGCGCATGGTAGATGCCCCATACCGTACCGAACAGGCCGACGAAGGGAGCGGTGGAGCCTACCGATGCCAGCAAGGTCAATCCGCTTTCCAGCCGCGAGGAAACGCGGTTGATTTCCTGGCGCAGGGTGCGTGTGATCAATTCTCCCGGGTCGACATTCGCATTGAGCGAGCCTGCCTGAGCGGTGACATTGGCCGCTTCGGCGCTTTGCACGGCCAACGGCGCATACACTTGTTCGCTGTCGGCGTTCTTGACGATGGCGATGGCGTCGGTGAGCGTCGGCGCTTTCCAGAAGCCGTCGAGCGCGCCCGCGCTTCTGCGGATCCGCCATGAGCTCCAGGCCTTGGAAAAAATGTAATACCAGCTGACGACGGACATCAGCAACAGCAGGTATGCCACCGAATGCGTGACTGCATCGCCTTGGGCCCAGTAATGCGCGAATCCGAGTGTTTCGTTCATGGTGATCGTGAAATGTAAATTAGTTTTGCAGTTTAAACGGAATAGGAATCAGAAACCATTCACTGACCGGCTTGCCGTCGCTGGTTGCCGGTTCGAAGCGCCATGATTGGACCGCGTTTTTCGCCGACTGGTCGAGCAGCGGCGACCCGCTGGAAGTCCGGATTTCGACCGTGCCCGCATTGCCGTCGGCCTGCACGAATACGCGCAGTAACACGGTGCCTTCCTCTTCCATCTGGCGCGACATCCTTGGATATTCGGGCTTGCGGTTGCTTGCCGCATAACGGGCGGGAATCGATACCGGTGTTTTTGCGACAGGAGCAGGCGCCGGAGCTGGCGGCGCCGGTGGGGCCTGCACAACGGTGGTGTTCGATGGTGTCGGCTTGGCGTCGAATGACACTTCCGGTGTTTGAGCACGCGGTGCGGGCGTTTCTTTCGGTACCGGTTTGGGTGTCTGTTTGCGTTCGATGCGCGGCCTGGGCTCGGGTGGCGGCTTGACCGGCGGCTGTGCTGGCGGTTCGGGTAGCGGTTCGGGTGGCGGGGGTGGGGCAGGCGCCACCGGCAACGGTGCCGGCGGCGTCGGTTCCAGCAACGCCACTTCCATGGGTTTGGGCGGCGTGTCAGGCTTTTTCTTTCCAGTCAGTCCGGGCAGTACAATGCCTATCAACGCCGTATGCAGCAACAGGGCGGCGATAGCGGGAATGACCGATGCCGATCGCATGCGGGTTCCGGTGTTCGTCCGCCGTGTTGTCAGTGTCCGCTTACAGTCCGAGCACGGCCTGCATATCGTACAGGCCGGTCTTCTTGTCCGCCAGGAAGCGCGCGGCGCGCAAACTGCCCTGCGCATAGCTCATGCGGCTGGACGACTTGTGCGAAATCTCGATACGCTCGCCGATGCCGGCAAAAAGCACGGTATGGTCGCCGACGATGTCGCCGCCGCGGATGGTGGCAAAACCGATCGAAGAAGGATCGCGTTCGCCGGTCACGCCTTCGCGCGCATAGACGGCCACATCCTTCAGATCGCGGCCGATCGATTCGGCGATGACTTCGCCCATCTTCAATGCCGTGCCGGAGGGCGCATCGACTTTGTGGCGGTGATGCGCTTCGATGATTTCGATGTCGTAGCCGTGTGAAAAGTTTTTTGCCGCCATCTGCAGCAGTTTCATCGTCACGTTGACGCCGACACTCATGTTGGGTGCAAACACGATGGCGGTCTTTTCGGCGGCAGCGGCAATCGCCGCTTTTCCGGCGTCGTCGAAGCCTGTCGTGCCGATGATCACCTTGATGCCGTGCGCTGCGCAGTACTCCAGATGTTTCAGTGTGCCTTCAGGGCGAGTGAAGTCGATCAGGAATTCCGCATTTGCAAGCCCGGCAGCCAGTTCGGATTCGATCGCAACATTGGCCGGCTTGCCGAGAAATGCCGCGGCATCGGTGCCGATGCTGGGCGATCCAGGCACGTCGAGTGCTCCGGCCAGCACCGCATCGTCGGCATTTTGCACGGTTTCAATCAGCATGCGGCCCATGCGGCCAGATGCACCTGCGATGGCAATTTTCAATTGACTCATGATGGCTAGAAATTATTTGGCCGGTTTAGAGCCGGCGATGAATGCAAGATATTCCTGCTCGGTGGGCAGGGTGCCGCCGTCGATGCTGGCCAGGCGGTTATCCTTGAAAAATACCGAGACGCGGCTGGACAGCACTTCGCCTGTGCGCTTCTTGAGACGGAAGACATAATCCCAGCGGTCGGCATGGAAAATATCGGTCAGCAGTGGCGTGCCGAGTACGAAACGGACCTGCTCGCGTGTGACGCCTTCAGGACGCTGCATGCCTTCCTTCAACTGGGCGACCATTTCGCGGGAAACAAAATTGCCTTGCTGGATATCGACCCGATAAGGGGAAAAGACGCCGAGAAAGCGTTGCACGCCGGTCGGTCCGGTGGAGGTGACGCCGCTTGTCGGCGTGTTCGTTGCAGTGGCGGCTTGTGCAGATGCGGCTTCAACCGGTTTTCCCGCTGCTGCGGGCACCGCCGGTTCTTCCATCAACGGATTTTTCGATGCACATCCTGCCAGGCACATTGCAAGCGCCAAGCCTGCCACGCCGCTAACCGACGGTGTACGATCCAGTAAAGCAAACAACATTCGCATAGTGGGTCTCAATTCATTGAGCAATTGGGCCAAAACGCTATATGATAAAGCAGATAACCAGATTCCGACTAACAACATGCCTAGCAATCCTTCCGAACTGAAAGCCAGCGGACTCAAAGCAACCCTTCCGCGGCTCAAGATCCTTGATATTTTCCAGAACAGCTCTGTACGGCATCTGAGTGCCGAAGATGTGTACAAAATTTTGCTTACTGAAAATATGGATGTTGGTTTGGCAACGGTATACCGGGTCTTGACCCAGTTCGAGCAAGCCGGCCTGCTGCACCGTAATCATTTCGAAACCGGAAAAGCGGTCTTTGAATTGAACCAGGGTTCGCATCACGACCATCTGGTTTGTCTCGATTGCGGCCGCGTCGAAGAATTTTTTGACGCTGAAATCGAAAAACGCCAGCAAAGCGTTGCGAACGAGCGCGGCTTCCAGATTGCCGAACATGCGTTGGCGCTTTACGGTCATTGCACCAAGACCGATTGTCCGCATCGGAATCGATAGGCATAGCGGTCGATGATCTCTTTGCCGCGCGTATGACTATCGACACCAGAAGCTTCCCGCGCAAGATCATGCGCTGTCAGGCGATTGTCGTGATTCCGGGTGTGACGCCGATAAGTGCCCGCACGCTGGACATTTCACTCGGCGGCGTGAGTATTGTCATCGCCGAACAATTACGCGTCGGTCAGGAATGCAAGGTGGGATTCGAAGCGCCGCTGAATGGCAAAACCGTCAGGGTGATGGGCGCCGCGAAAGTGGTCTACAGCATACTGAGCGGCGCAGACGGCTTTCGGGTCGGCATGCAGTTTCTCAAGCTGGATCCCGCCAATCACAAGACGGTTGCCGAGCTGATGATGGGGTGAGGCCGGCATGCTGTGACGCAAATTGCGCGCGGCCAGCCGGAGGGTTCAGGTATGGCTGAGCGCGTTGGACAGCAGTTTCGCAGTGATATCGACAATCGGGATCACGCGCTCATAAGCCATGCGTGTCGGACCGATCACGCCAAGCGTACCTACAATCTTGCCATTGACTTCATAGGGTGCGGTGACCACGCTCATTTCATCGACAGGCAAGAGTTGTGAATCGCCGCCGATGAAAATCTGCACGCCGGCTGCTTTGCTGGAGACGTCGAGCAATTGCATCAGGCTGGTCTTTTGTTCGAACAGGTCGAACAGCTTGCGCAGCGAAGTCATGTTCGACGCCAGGTCGGTCACGCTGAGCAGGTTGCGCTCGCCGGAAATCACCATATCCTCGCCGCCCTCGGCCATGGCATCGCTGCCGGCCTCGACCGCCGCCTGCATCAGGCGCGTCATGTCATCGCGCAGCTGACGCAATTCTCCCTGCAGGCGAGTGCGAATTTCATCGAAACCCAGACCGGCGTAATGCTGGTTGATGTAATTGGCCGCCTGGATCAGCTGCGACGGCGTGTAATCGACGTCGGTCAGCAGCAATCTGTTCTGTACCTCGCCATTGGGAGCGACGATCACCAGCAGGATGCGCTTTTCCGACAGGCGCAGGAATTCAATCTGCTGGAAGATCGACTCGTGGCGCGGCGTCATGACCACGCCGGCAAATTGCGATAGCGACGACAGGATCTGCGCTGCATTGGAAATGATTTTTTGCGGCGACTTCAACTGCAGTCGCAGCTGCATCTTTGCTTCGACGGTCAATTCATCGATCGACTGCACGGTCAGAAGCGTATCGACAAATACCCGGTAACCACGCGGAGTCGGAATGCGTCCGGCCGACGTATGGGGGCTGGAGACGAATCCCATTTCCTCCAGGTCCGCCATGATGTTGCGAATGGTCGCGGGCGACAATTCAAGCCCGGAAATCTTGGAAAGCGCACGTGAACCGACTGGCTGCCCATCGGCGATATATCGTTCTACCAATGCTTTCAGCAAAGTTTGTGCGCGAGTATCGAGTTGCATACAGTTATTCTATGCGATGCAAGGCGGCAGGTGCCACCTTCTGTTGCCATCCAACGCCATAAAAAACTTGATTGTTATCAGAGTTTTACCGTTCCGGCTTTACTGGTTGTTACGCAGCCAGTCTTCCAATTCGAACAAGTCCGCGCAGATTGCATCCGGTGTAACGCCATCCGGCAGGGTGCGAACCGGTTCAAGTTCCCTGCGGTTCATCCAGGCGGCACGCAATCCGGCTTTTTGCGCGCCATCCACATCGAGCCAGGGATCGTCACCTACATAGATTGCTTCTTGTGGCTCTACTTTCAAGGCCTCGCAAGCGGCATGGAATATTGCGGCGTCCGGTTTCGCGCAGCCAAAACTGTGCGCCGCCACGGTGGCGTCGAACAGATGAGCAATACCGATCGCATGCAGATCGGACACACCGTTCGATACCGACGCCAGCGCGTAACGATGCCGCAGGCTGGTCAGCGACGGGGCGACATCGGCAAACAGCGGAACTTCGTTGCGGGCGCGGGAAAACACATGCATTGCCTGATCGACCATGCCCGGGTCCTCGCCGGCTGCAGTAAAGGCTTCTATCAGTACTGCATGCCGCAGCGCGCGCAGATCGAGCTGGTACACCGGATCGCTGTCCATCAAGGCTTGGCGCCGCGCGCGCATGC includes:
- a CDS encoding PilZ domain-containing protein, which gives rise to MTIDTRSFPRKIMRCQAIVVIPGVTPISARTLDISLGGVSIVIAEQLRVGQECKVGFEAPLNGKTVRVMGAAKVVYSILSGADGFRVGMQFLKLDPANHKTVAELMMG
- a CDS encoding energy transducer TonB encodes the protein MRSASVIPAIAALLLHTALIGIVLPGLTGKKKPDTPPKPMEVALLEPTPPAPLPVAPAPPPPPEPLPEPPAQPPVKPPPEPRPRIERKQTPKPVPKETPAPRAQTPEVSFDAKPTPSNTTVVQAPPAPPAPAPAPVAKTPVSIPARYAASNRKPEYPRMSRQMEEEGTVLLRVFVQADGNAGTVEIRTSSGSPLLDQSAKNAVQSWRFEPATSDGKPVSEWFLIPIPFKLQN
- the fur gene encoding ferric iron uptake transcriptional regulator, whose translation is MPSNPSELKASGLKATLPRLKILDIFQNSSVRHLSAEDVYKILLTENMDVGLATVYRVLTQFEQAGLLHRNHFETGKAVFELNQGSHHDHLVCLDCGRVEEFFDAEIEKRQQSVANERGFQIAEHALALYGHCTKTDCPHRNR
- a CDS encoding barstar family protein → MPAVQLDGRTMSDWAGFHRTCKAAFGFPEFYGNNMDAWIDCLSGLRDGDGMSSFVLHPDELLQIQILHSDVLRRDAPEILAALEECSAEVNQLFAENGEKPAVDLVLR
- the dapB gene encoding 4-hydroxy-tetrahydrodipicolinate reductase; the protein is MSQLKIAIAGASGRMGRMLIETVQNADDAVLAGALDVPGSPSIGTDAAAFLGKPANVAIESELAAGLANAEFLIDFTRPEGTLKHLEYCAAHGIKVIIGTTGFDDAGKAAIAAAAEKTAIVFAPNMSVGVNVTMKLLQMAAKNFSHGYDIEIIEAHHRHKVDAPSGTALKMGEVIAESIGRDLKDVAVYAREGVTGERDPSSIGFATIRGGDIVGDHTVLFAGIGERIEISHKSSSRMSYAQGSLRAARFLADKKTGLYDMQAVLGL
- the leuS gene encoding leucine--tRNA ligase; its protein translation is MQEKYLPGDVEKAAQDHWTAIDAYKTVEHAKDKNGQDKKKFYACSMLPYPSGKLHMGHVRNYTINDVMYRYLRMNGYNVLMPMGWDAFGMPAENAAMANGVPPAQWTYSNIEYMKQQMQSMGLAIDWSREMTACKPDYYKWNQWMFLKMLEKGIIYKKTGTVNWDPVDQTVLANEQVIDGRGWRSGALIEKREIPMYYARITSYAEELLDFVDNKLPGWPERVRIMQSNWIGKSTGVRFAFPHDIKDAEGQAINDGKLWVFTTRADTIMGVTFCAVAPEHALATHAARSNPQLADFIAECKKGSVIEADMATMEKKGMPTGLFVTHPLTGEQVEVWVGNYVLITYGDGAVMGVPGHDERDFAFAKKYDLPIKQVIAVEGKSYSTDAWEEWYADKEHGVCVASGKYDGLNYAAAVDAVAADLAAKGLGEKKVTYRLRDWGISRQRYWGTPIPIIHCGTCGDVPVPEKDLPVVLPEDCVPDGSGNPLNKHEQFLHVDCPQCGKPARRETDTMDTFVDSSWYYMRYCSPGSNEAMVDSRNDYWMPMDQYIGGIEHAVLHLLYARFWTKVMRDFGLVKFDEPFVNLLTQGMVLNETYYREDAGSKKTWFNPADVELSFDDKGRPVSALLKSDGKPVEIGGTEKMSKSKNNGIDPQAQIDQYGADTARLFTMFASPPEQTLEWSGAGVEGANRFLRRVWAFAHAQAGRIAAASDADFAALPETHKALRREIHKILQQADHDFKRIQYNTVVSACMKTLNTLEAAKLDDSTASNAVIAEGLSIFLRVLNPVAPHITHVLWGELGLSEVHGDILDAPWPQVDASALEQAEIELMVQVNGKLRGSVKVPKEADKAAIEAAALANENVKKFVEGTPKKVIIVPGKLVNIVA
- a CDS encoding ExbD/TolR family protein codes for the protein MAFGGFNDDKKQAPMADINVTPMVDVMLVLLVIFIISAPLFTHAIKLDLPNAQSAASPEKPETISLSINGEGTIFWNNDPIEQQELGNRLAVAAKKQPQPDLQLRADKSTRYEIIAQVMATAQNNGMTKMGFVTDAKEKQ
- a CDS encoding MotA/TolQ/ExbB proton channel family protein, translated to MNETLGFAHYWAQGDAVTHSVAYLLLLMSVVSWYYIFSKAWSSWRIRRSAGALDGFWKAPTLTDAIAIVKNADSEQVYAPLAVQSAEAANVTAQAGSLNANVDPGELITRTLRQEINRVSSRLESGLTLLASVGSTAPFVGLFGTVWGIYHALVAVSTAGTVQIDKVAGPVGEALIMTALGLVVAIPAVLAYNAFTRVNRVTLAELDAFAHDLHAYLTTGARVGK
- the hrcA gene encoding heat-inducible transcriptional repressor HrcA, whose protein sequence is MQLDTRAQTLLKALVERYIADGQPVGSRALSKISGLELSPATIRNIMADLEEMGFVSSPHTSAGRIPTPRGYRVFVDTLLTVQSIDELTVEAKMQLRLQLKSPQKIISNAAQILSSLSQFAGVVMTPRHESIFQQIEFLRLSEKRILLVIVAPNGEVQNRLLLTDVDYTPSQLIQAANYINQHYAGLGFDEIRTRLQGELRQLRDDMTRLMQAAVEAGSDAMAEGGEDMVISGERNLLSVTDLASNMTSLRKLFDLFEQKTSLMQLLDVSSKAAGVQIFIGGDSQLLPVDEMSVVTAPYEVNGKIVGTLGVIGPTRMAYERVIPIVDITAKLLSNALSHT
- a CDS encoding HAD family hydrolase produces the protein MSTIKAVLFDLDDTLWPIVPVIKRAENLLFEWLRTHVPSVADRVSIDGMRARRQALMDSDPVYQLDLRALRHAVLIEAFTAAGEDPGMVDQAMHVFSRARNEVPLFADVAPSLTSLRHRYALASVSNGVSDLHAIGIAHLFDATVAAHSFGCAKPDAAIFHAACEALKVEPQEAIYVGDDPWLDVDGAQKAGLRAAWMNRRELEPVRTLPDGVTPDAICADLFELEDWLRNNQ
- a CDS encoding outer membrane protein assembly factor BamE; protein product: MQRFLGVFSPYRVDIQQGNFVSREMVAQLKEGMQRPEGVTREQVRFVLGTPLLTDIFHADRWDYVFRLKKRTGEVLSSRVSVFFKDNRLASIDGGTLPTEQEYLAFIAGSKPAK